The Chloroflexota bacterium genomic interval GGGGCTGCATTGTTCTTGTTCGAACGTATAGATAGATTGGTTGATTGAATAGTTAGTATAGACTGAATAGAATAGATGGTCGGGACTTATCAGCAGCGGGTGAAGTGAATCAATCTCCAAAAGTAATTAAAAGATGGATTGTTGCTGCAAAATCGTAGCCTTTAGGAGGGCGTTTACTATAGATATTAATCCAGTAACGGCTTGACAAACGCGTGTAAACAAGATAAGCTAACATTGTGAATACAAGATTGACGTTAGGCGAGAGAATCCGTCAATTACGAGAAAAGAAGGACATGTCATTGCGGGAATTGGCCAAAAAAGTGGGTGTATCTGCGGCATTCTTATTCGATATCGAACTTGGTCGTCGAAATCCGTCGGACAAGTACTTGAGTGCAATCGCAAGGGCTCTGGAAACCCCACTTGATGAACTTAAACAATATGACACACGTCCAACCATGCGCGACCTTCGGCGGATGACTATCTCAGACCCTCAGTTTGGCTTTGCTTTTCGTCAACTAATTGACAAGAAAATCACACCTCAGGAATTGTTAGATTTTATCGGGGAACAGAATAAGGACAAGGAAAAGGAATGAAGACTTTTAAGACGCAGGCTGGTCCGTTTAAGGAGAGGCCATACTACAAAGACCAAGAAATTGAGACGACCTGTGCCGACGAACTGCGCAAGGTAGACCTTTTCCCATCCTCACCCCAACCGATACGTATTGAGCGTTTCGTGGAAAAGCGCTTTGGAATTACACCTGTCTACGAGGACCTGCCAGAAGGTTTGCTCGGATTCACCAAGTTCGGACTCAAAGGTGTGGAGGCAATTTCAGTCTCCAGACTCCTTGCCGAAGAGGGGAGCAAGCCTGCAGAGCGTCGTATCAATACAACACTTGCGCATGAGGCTGGGCATGGACTCCTTCATGCTTATCTGTTCGCACTTGGAAAACAGACTAAAGCTCTATCGCTTTTCGGAGATAGTGTAGACCGAAAACAGATGAAACTCCTCTGCCGGACAGGCGGTGTACAAGGCGTTCGAGAGAGCGAGGGAACCACTGGATATGACGGACGCTGGTGGGAATATCATGCAAACCGAGTAATAGGTGCTTTATTGCTGCCACAGACCTTAGTTCATGAGGCTTTAAGGTCTGTCCTTATGGAACGGGGAATGTTAGGAACTAAGGTTCTTGAGTCTACGCGTCGTGAAGAAGCAGTGCGAATTCTGGTTGATGTGTTTGATGTAAATCCAATTGTGGGTAGGATACGTTTGGATGGGATGTTCCCGCTGTCTAGCGAACAACAGTTGACACTGTAAATTTTTTTTGTTATAATGTTAACAAAGTAAGCTTACAATAACTGACACGCACAACAGCGTAGTCAGGGAACAAGGAGGAAATTATGAGTGATACTAAAGCAAAGGGACCCAAGTTCTACCTCGATATTGAGGGGGAAGAGAAACCGTGGGACAAAGACACCATAACCACGGAAGAGATTGCCGCCCTGGGAGGATGGGACGTTTCTCTGGGCGTAATCTTAATCGATAAGAAAGACAACACAGAGCGTACGCTTAATCCTGGAGAGATCGTTGAACTTAAGCCTGGGATGGGATTTTCTAAGAAAGTGAGATTTAAGAGAGGCTGTTTAGTTTGCAAGAACGCATTGAGGAAGAACTAGCACTTATCCGTTGGAAGATCCCCGAGGCTGAATATCGAGAAGATGGTCAATGGGTTCGCATTCCTTCATATTCATTGCCTGAGGGCTGGAACAATTCGTCTACTGAAGTGGCCTTTCAAATTCCCAGCAGCTATCCGGGCACTCCACCCTATGGAATTTACGTCCCGGCTGGTCTACAGTTCAACGGAGCGAGGCCGAACAACTATACAGAGCCTGCTGGAAGCCTACCACCTTTTGCAGGCGCGTGGGGAGTTTTCTCATGGGCACCAGGTGATGGTCAGTGGCGACCCACTACTGATATCAGGAAGGGGTCTAATCTGCTCAATTGGGTAGTCGGCTTTGCCGACCGGTTCAGGGAAGGATTGTGATGAATCGAGTTATGATCCACATCCCACTGAAAATATATCGCGTCGTGTTGGCACACCTTTTGCCTTCCCGCTTACGAAATGAAGAAGCGGGCTTCATGTACGTTCGTCCAACGTCTGGAAAAGACGGCAACAGCTTTGAATTTGTGGATTGGGACCTTATTCCACCGCATGGCTTTCTGGTGCGTTCTCGCTACAATTTTGAGCTAACAGATGAATCACGCGCAAGAGTCATCAAGCGTGCCCACGACCTCGGCGCGTCTCTTGTTGAAATGCACTCTCACAGCGGCTCATTCCCAGCAGCATTCTCGCACAGCGACCTGATTGGTTTCGCTGAATTCGTGCCTCACGTTTGGTGGAGACTTCAAGGGAAACCCTACTTTGCGGTAGTCGTTGCACGCAAAAGTTTTGACGGTCTGGCCTGGCTAGTCGGACCAGACACTCCTCAAAGACTGGACGGAATCGTTGTGGGCGAGAATATTTTTGTACCGACTAAACTTTCTCCGCTCAGGTATAACGCATATG includes:
- a CDS encoding helix-turn-helix transcriptional regulator; the protein is MSLRELAKKVGVSAAFLFDIELGRRNPSDKYLSAIARALETPLDELKQYDTRPTMRDLRRMTISDPQFGFAFRQLIDKKITPQELLDFIGEQNKDKEKE
- a CDS encoding multiubiquitin domain-containing protein, whose product is MSDTKAKGPKFYLDIEGEEKPWDKDTITTEEIAALGGWDVSLGVILIDKKDNTERTLNPGEIVELKPGMGFSKKVRFKRGCLVCKNALRKN